In Terriglobia bacterium, the genomic stretch ACCACTTGAAAGATCCCAAAGTAGTGGTGCTGCACGTGGCCGACAAGGTTGCCGACTACCGTCGCGGACACATCCCCGGCGCGCGCTACCTTTCCACCGACGACTTTACCACCGGCAACGACGTGGAACTGCCCGCGGTGGACAAGCTGAAAGCCGTTTTTGAAAAGCTGGGCGTGAGCGACGACACGCGCGTGGTGATCTACACCACGGCATGGCCGCCCACGGCCGGCCGCGCGTTCTTTACCCTGGATTACCTGGGCCATGACAAAACCTCGTTGCTCGATGGCGGGATTGAACACTGGATGGTTGAGCAGCGTCCCATCACCACGGAAACTCCTCAGGTGATCAGTGGAAAATTTACGCCGCACGTGCATGAGGAAGTGCGCGCGTTGTTGGGCGAAGCCAAGCAGGCTACCGAACCTGACTCCAAGGAACTGCTGGTGGATTCGCGCCCCATGCGCCGCTACAAAGACGGGCATCCGGCGGGCGCTGTGCCTGTCTACTGGCAGGAGACGCTGGTGGACCCCAACGAAGACCCGGTCTTTCTTTCGCCGGAAAAACTCAGAGCGCTGTTTGAATCGCGCGGGATCAAGCCGGGGAAGAAGCTGGTGACGTATTGCGAAGTCGGCCTGCAGGCTTCGCACGTGTATTTTGTCGCCAAATACCTGGGCTATGACGCGGCGATGTATGACGGCTCGATGCACGAGTGGAGCATGGTGAACAATCTTCCCGTGGTCAAAGGCGACTCGGTGCGATGAGGACTCCCGTGAGCGAACTCAAGAAAAACGCGGCGCGTGCGCGGATCAGCTATTCCGCCGGCGCCGCCGTTCGTAAACTGGCTAAGCTGGCCGCGCTGGCGGTGATCTGCGGCTTCCTGCTGACGACGCGCATGCATGCTCAGAAAAAACCCGACGCCGCTGCGATCGAAACGCCCAAGCTGAGGGCGGAGATGCTGGTCACCACCGCGTGGCTGGCGCAGCACCTGCAAGACGCGGACCTGGTGGTGCTGTGCGTCGCCGGCAAGCCGGAGTTTTATTCCGTCGGCCATATTCCCGGCGCGCGCTTCATTCCGCTGACAGACATCGCCATCACGCGCGACGGCATCCCCAACGAGCTTCCGCCGGTTGCAGACCTCAAGCGCGTTTTTGAGTCCGCTGGACTCACGGACCGCTCGCGCGTGGTCCTTTATGGCGAACGTTACGGAATGTTCGCCGCCCGCGCTTATTTCACGCTGGACTATCTGGGGCTGGCCGGCCACGTGGCATTGCTCGATGGCGGTCTGGAGAAATGGAAAGCCGAGAACCGGCCGCTTTCGACGGACACGCCGAAGCCGGCTGCGGGAAATCTCCGCGGCGCCAAATTGACCATCAAGCTGAACGAGAAGATTTCACTCAGCGTGCAGGACATGCAGGACCTGGCGTTGACCAAGCCGGAGTCGGCGGCGATTCTGGACGCGCGTCCGGCGGACGAATTTTCCGGAGCGAAGCTTTCAGAAGAAGTTTCCAGAGCCGGACACATCCCGCACGCCGCAGGCCTGTTCTGGATGAAAAACCTGGAGAGCACGGCCAATCCGGTTCTGCTGCCGGAAACCGAACTGCGCCGCATGTATGCCGGCTTGGGCGCCACGCCGCAAAAGAAAGTAGTGAGTTACTGCCGCAGCGGCATGCAGTCGTCCTTCGACTATTTTGTCGCGAAGTATCTCGGCTACGAAGCAAGCATGTATGACGGATCGTTCTTTGAATGGAGCAGGAAAGAGCTGCCGGTGGAGAGCGAAGCCAAGAAGTAATCAAACCTCAGGGTATGTCATCCTGAGCGGAGCGACGCTGCGTAGCAAGGCGTCGCGCAGTCGAAGGACCCCGAGAATCGATCAGTAACCATGCTGCTTTCGAGAGTTTTCACGACGCATCTCGGTTCGCAACCAAAAGGCAAATGTCTTGAAGACAGCAGACACAGGCAGGAGTGCCTGTGCCACACGGGCATGAATGGCTCGGTTGTCGCGAAAGTTACCGGTTAGTTCTCCGCCGTGGCCACACGATTCTCTTTTCGAATCCTGGGCCGCTTCACGTTGCGGGCCAGGCCCACGGTTTCCATGGCGAAGATGAAGTACCATCCAATGTCCACTTCCCACCAGCGCAGTCCCAGGCGGGCAGAGCCGGCGAAGGTGTGGTGGTTGCGATGCCAGTTCTCGCCCCAAGCCGTGAGTTGCAGCGGGCCCAGCCACCACAGGTTCCGGCTGGAGTCGCTCTCTTCCGCGTGGCCCAGGTGCGTGAGGCTGTTCACCAGACATTGCATGTGCAGCGAATAGACCAGGCGGATCGCGCCCATCCAGAAAAAACCTTGCCAGCCAAACACCAGGCCGCAGCACAGAGAGAGCACGATCATAGGAACTTCAGCATGTTCCCAGACTTTGTACGCGCCGCGGTCCAGGTCCGGACACCATTTTTGTTTGTCCGCGGGGGCGGACTGGTAGAGCCAGCGCAGGTGCGCCCACCAGAATCCGCCCTGCTTGGGACTGGAAACATCGTCGGGCGTATCGGTATGCGAGTGATGATGGCGATGGTAAGCGACCCAGCTACCCGGCGCG encodes the following:
- a CDS encoding sulfurtransferase, giving the protein MTKALRCLAVLVLPLVLSVCSFAGAGAAHPEMVVSAQWLADHLKDPKVVVLHVADKVADYRRGHIPGARYLSTDDFTTGNDVELPAVDKLKAVFEKLGVSDDTRVVIYTTAWPPTAGRAFFTLDYLGHDKTSLLDGGIEHWMVEQRPITTETPQVISGKFTPHVHEEVRALLGEAKQATEPDSKELLVDSRPMRRYKDGHPAGAVPVYWQETLVDPNEDPVFLSPEKLRALFESRGIKPGKKLVTYCEVGLQASHVYFVAKYLGYDAAMYDGSMHEWSMVNNLPVVKGDSVR
- a CDS encoding sulfurtransferase, with the protein product MRTPVSELKKNAARARISYSAGAAVRKLAKLAALAVICGFLLTTRMHAQKKPDAAAIETPKLRAEMLVTTAWLAQHLQDADLVVLCVAGKPEFYSVGHIPGARFIPLTDIAITRDGIPNELPPVADLKRVFESAGLTDRSRVVLYGERYGMFAARAYFTLDYLGLAGHVALLDGGLEKWKAENRPLSTDTPKPAAGNLRGAKLTIKLNEKISLSVQDMQDLALTKPESAAILDARPADEFSGAKLSEEVSRAGHIPHAAGLFWMKNLESTANPVLLPETELRRMYAGLGATPQKKVVSYCRSGMQSSFDYFVAKYLGYEASMYDGSFFEWSRKELPVESEAKK
- a CDS encoding fatty acid desaturase; this translates as MHQTVVQEVRPWQRPFWKPAPSKVPIFTYLILIHVLAVIGVVLFPLPSLKVLCATLVLTALGGLGTTVCYHRLLAHRTFKLNKIVENILIFCAMFNGSGAPGSWVAYHRHHHSHTDTPDDVSSPKQGGFWWAHLRWLYQSAPADKQKWCPDLDRGAYKVWEHAEVPMIVLSLCCGLVFGWQGFFWMGAIRLVYSLHMQCLVNSLTHLGHAEESDSSRNLWWLGPLQLTAWGENWHRNHHTFAGSARLGLRWWEVDIGWYFIFAMETVGLARNVKRPRIRKENRVATAEN